The following proteins come from a genomic window of Nautilia profundicola AmH:
- a CDS encoding tyrosine-type recombinase/integrase: MKKFLQKEINKFLNFVKKTKSHNTYKTYETVLNEAINFIEIENNIINITPYRLHIAELNKKTIAKKVSALRSFFEFLETEGHKFKIIGDEHIKVPKTLPKPVSMEHIKKALKSATMDEYLAIITIFSLGLRISEAAGITLSDIKGDWIEIRGKGAKTRLLPVHPKLKDFINKYLEIHPKKEYLFEKEGVPLGADKIRYLIQRAFKKHGIHVTPHQLRHSFATYMLQNGARINDVSELLGHEFISTTQIYTKLSNSLKLQNYLKAHPLCS, encoded by the coding sequence ATGAAAAAGTTTTTGCAAAAAGAAATTAATAAATTTCTTAATTTTGTTAAAAAAACAAAATCACACAACACATATAAAACATACGAAACTGTCTTAAATGAAGCGATTAATTTTATTGAAATCGAAAACAATATTATAAACATTACTCCCTACAGACTTCATATAGCCGAACTTAACAAAAAAACCATTGCCAAAAAAGTTTCAGCCCTCAGAAGTTTTTTCGAATTTTTAGAAACCGAAGGACATAAATTTAAAATAATAGGCGATGAACATATAAAAGTACCTAAAACACTTCCGAAACCCGTAAGCATGGAACATATCAAAAAAGCTTTAAAATCAGCGACAATGGATGAGTATTTGGCAATTATAACAATATTTTCTTTAGGACTCAGAATAAGTGAAGCAGCCGGCATTACACTTTCCGACATTAAAGGAGACTGGATTGAAATAAGAGGTAAAGGAGCAAAAACAAGACTTCTTCCTGTTCATCCCAAACTAAAAGACTTTATAAATAAATATCTTGAAATTCATCCAAAAAAAGAATATCTTTTTGAAAAAGAAGGAGTTCCTTTAGGAGCTGATAAAATAAGATATCTGATTCAAAGAGCTTTTAAAAAACACGGTATACACGTAACACCTCATCAGTTAAGACACTCTTTTGCAACATACATGCTTCAAAACGGTGCCAGAATAAACGATGTAAGTGAACTGTTGGGACATGAATTTATTTCTACCACACAAATATATACAAAACTAAGTAATTCTTTAAAACTTCAAAACTATCTTAAGGCTCATCCGCTATGTTCTTGA
- the fliQ gene encoding flagellar biosynthesis protein FliQ: MQSEIIALAVQTLKLALLLALPALLVGMIVGLLISIFQATTQINEMTLSFVPKILAIAVILIFTMPWMLNEMIDFTTYVFKLIPTFLR, translated from the coding sequence TTGCAATCTGAAATAATCGCACTTGCGGTTCAAACGTTAAAATTAGCCTTATTACTTGCACTTCCGGCACTTCTTGTGGGTATGATAGTGGGGCTTTTAATTTCAATTTTCCAGGCCACAACACAAATTAATGAAATGACACTCAGTTTCGTACCTAAAATTCTGGCCATTGCGGTAATTTTAATTTTCACAATGCCTTGGATGTTAAATGAAATGATAGATTTTACCACTTACGTTTTTAAACTGATACCTACATTTTTAAGATAA
- the miaB gene encoding tRNA (N6-isopentenyl adenosine(37)-C2)-methylthiotransferase MiaB, whose product MKKLYIETFGCQMNVKDSEHIIAELSDEYETTQNPEDAELILLNTCSVREKPVQKLFSELGALKKKNPNAKFGVCGCTASHMGKEIIKRAPFVSFVLGARNVSRIKEALNTPKAVITDINYDDTTYIFKNTRKNPYKDFVNIMVGCDKKCSFCIVPKTRGKELSIPMDLIIKQIEKLAKEGVKEITLLGQNVNNYGKRFSVEHPKVDFTDLLKEVSKIDGIERIRFTSPHPLHADDRFLDEFANNPKICKHIHFPLQSGSSEILKAMRRGYTKEWFLNRCEIIRQIPDVSITTDIIVGFPGESEEDFEHTMDVLEKVRFEQIFSFVYSPRPLTEAAEMPNQVDKNIAKERLYRLQSRHGEILDEIAKNQIGKIYKVLIDEPGSGKSDNFFTVKIPETNKYLGEIVDVKITEANKHTLKGEVI is encoded by the coding sequence TTGAAAAAACTCTATATCGAAACGTTCGGATGTCAGATGAACGTTAAAGACTCCGAACATATTATTGCGGAACTTTCAGATGAATATGAAACTACACAAAACCCCGAAGATGCGGAACTAATACTCCTTAATACATGCTCAGTAAGAGAAAAACCGGTTCAAAAACTTTTTTCCGAACTCGGTGCTCTTAAAAAGAAAAACCCGAATGCGAAATTCGGCGTGTGCGGTTGCACCGCCAGCCATATGGGTAAGGAAATTATAAAAAGGGCACCTTTTGTCAGTTTTGTTTTGGGAGCAAGAAACGTAAGCCGCATAAAAGAAGCGTTAAACACCCCTAAAGCTGTGATTACAGATATTAATTATGACGACACCACATATATTTTTAAAAATACAAGAAAAAACCCTTATAAAGATTTCGTAAACATTATGGTGGGATGCGATAAAAAATGCTCATTCTGCATAGTTCCGAAAACAAGAGGAAAAGAACTTTCAATTCCAATGGATTTAATAATTAAACAAATTGAAAAATTAGCAAAAGAAGGCGTAAAAGAGATAACTCTTCTTGGACAAAACGTAAACAATTACGGAAAAAGATTCAGTGTTGAACACCCTAAGGTTGATTTTACGGATCTTTTAAAAGAAGTCAGTAAAATTGACGGAATAGAAAGAATAAGATTCACTTCACCTCACCCGCTTCATGCCGACGACAGATTTTTAGATGAATTCGCAAACAACCCTAAAATTTGCAAACATATTCATTTTCCTCTTCAAAGCGGAAGTAGCGAAATACTTAAAGCCATGAGAAGAGGATATACAAAAGAATGGTTTTTAAACAGATGTGAAATTATAAGACAGATTCCGGATGTCAGCATTACGACGGATATTATCGTAGGCTTTCCGGGTGAAAGCGAAGAAGATTTCGAACACACTATGGATGTGCTTGAAAAAGTAAGGTTCGAACAGATTTTCAGCTTCGTATATTCCCCGAGACCTCTTACCGAAGCTGCAGAAATGCCAAACCAAGTGGATAAAAATATTGCAAAAGAAAGATTATACAGACTTCAATCAAGACACGGCGAAATATTGGATGAAATTGCAAAAAACCAGATTGGAAAAATTTACAAAGTACTGATTGATGAACCTGGAAGCGGTAAAAGTGATAATTTTTTCACAGTAAAAATACCCGAAACAAATAAATACTTAGGCGAAATTGTCGATGTTAAAATAACCGAAGCCAACAAACATACTCTAAAGGGGGAAGTAATATAA
- a CDS encoding sensor domain-containing phosphodiesterase: MRGAELFKKKIIKINFFSIFSVIILFAILSFSIVYLIVQASLQRDIEYTKNEYINTKKTIIKNQVDNLINYINEISIRENQKYLYKLQESVSFLTNILKKESPKNFEYILKQFAKKHPEFIVAMSDLDGNKIYANFKEYNKTKRKQFINEMQKGLIKSDNYFTFKTSKGLLYITGTIFTNKNNNKQYFVTNAILKSAIDNSIKRAVINMVDNARFVFNNGYVAIIEIINIDKDLGKFVAMPIRPDWEGKYINELIKNPVQLKHIRKCLMMLREKGEGFFDCFNENLNTQFDKKISFLKYYEPFNWALIGNIYINEVNNLIAKKQKQIKKELQSIFFLYIVISLVFLVIVYFLTKYENNLLSSIIDKYENKIQAKNKKLQTLNDNLQKEVDRKTNELIQHFLVDPLTGLPNREKLISDMKNYKYVAILNIDYFKEINDFYGMDIGDDVLKTVSSILSEISDTYKLPADEFAFVENDIEMLEEKVKKAIKKIESHKLIVDDGSEVEISISAGIGKNLIEAEMALKLVKSDKTIKMAVYNDNLPIVKEFENNIKWKNILKKVIKEKRVIPYIHPIVNSDTFEIKKYECLMRIEHEGKIYTPENFLEISKKTGQYFDLQKIMIEKCFEKFSKLDYKFSINLSAFELSNEQFRKFLIDKIDEYNIAEKLIIEILEDEELHNEELMGYLIFLHNLDVQFAIDDFGSGHSNLAYLVTKLPVSILKIDGSLIRNIENNANNYKLVKALTNMAKIFNLSVVAEYVENEKIAEMLKELGIEYLQGYFFSKPINLNEL; encoded by the coding sequence GTGAGAGGGGCGGAATTATTTAAAAAAAAGATAATAAAGATAAACTTTTTTTCTATTTTTTCAGTTATTATACTTTTCGCTATTTTGAGTTTTAGTATTGTTTATTTAATTGTCCAGGCTTCTTTGCAAAGAGATATAGAATATACTAAAAACGAATATATTAACACTAAAAAAACAATAATTAAAAATCAAGTAGACAATTTAATAAATTATATTAATGAAATATCCATTAGAGAAAACCAAAAATATTTATATAAACTACAAGAAAGCGTATCGTTTCTAACAAATATATTAAAAAAAGAATCTCCAAAGAATTTTGAGTATATTTTAAAGCAGTTTGCCAAGAAACATCCGGAATTTATTGTTGCTATGAGTGATTTGGACGGTAATAAAATATATGCCAATTTTAAAGAATATAATAAAACTAAAAGAAAACAGTTTATTAACGAAATGCAAAAAGGTCTTATAAAAAGTGACAATTATTTTACATTCAAGACATCAAAAGGGCTTTTGTATATTACCGGAACTATATTTACGAATAAAAACAACAATAAGCAATATTTTGTTACAAACGCAATCTTAAAATCAGCCATCGACAACAGTATCAAAAGAGCTGTTATTAATATGGTGGATAATGCAAGATTTGTATTCAATAACGGATATGTGGCTATTATAGAGATAATAAATATTGATAAAGACCTGGGTAAGTTCGTTGCTATGCCGATAAGACCTGACTGGGAAGGAAAATATATTAATGAATTGATAAAAAATCCCGTTCAACTTAAACATATTCGAAAATGTTTAATGATGTTGCGTGAAAAAGGAGAAGGTTTTTTTGATTGTTTTAACGAAAATCTAAATACTCAGTTTGATAAAAAAATCTCATTTTTAAAATATTATGAACCTTTTAACTGGGCGTTAATAGGGAATATATATATCAATGAAGTGAATAATTTAATAGCTAAAAAACAAAAGCAGATAAAAAAAGAGCTTCAAAGTATTTTCTTTTTATATATTGTTATTTCATTAGTATTTTTGGTGATAGTTTATTTTCTTACAAAATATGAAAACAATCTTCTATCCAGTATTATTGATAAATACGAAAATAAAATACAAGCAAAAAATAAAAAACTTCAAACGTTAAATGATAATCTGCAAAAAGAGGTTGACAGAAAAACCAATGAGCTTATACAGCATTTTTTAGTGGATCCTTTAACAGGATTGCCTAATAGGGAAAAACTGATTTCTGACATGAAAAACTATAAATATGTAGCAATTTTAAATATTGATTATTTTAAAGAAATAAATGATTTTTATGGTATGGATATTGGTGACGATGTATTAAAAACAGTGTCGAGTATTTTAAGTGAAATATCTGATACGTATAAACTGCCGGCCGATGAATTTGCTTTTGTAGAAAACGATATTGAAATGTTAGAAGAAAAAGTAAAAAAAGCGATTAAAAAAATAGAGTCACATAAACTAATCGTTGATGACGGAAGCGAAGTGGAAATATCTATAAGCGCGGGAATAGGGAAAAATTTAATTGAAGCAGAAATGGCATTGAAACTTGTAAAAAGCGATAAAACCATCAAAATGGCTGTTTATAACGATAACTTACCTATAGTTAAAGAATTTGAAAATAATATAAAATGGAAAAACATCTTAAAAAAAGTTATAAAAGAAAAAAGAGTTATTCCTTATATACATCCGATAGTAAACAGCGATACTTTTGAAATAAAAAAATATGAATGTTTAATGAGAATCGAACATGAAGGAAAAATTTACACTCCAGAAAATTTCCTTGAAATATCTAAAAAAACCGGACAATATTTTGATTTACAAAAAATAATGATTGAAAAATGTTTTGAAAAATTTTCAAAGCTTGATTATAAGTTTTCTATAAACCTTTCAGCTTTTGAACTTTCAAACGAACAGTTTAGAAAATTTTTAATAGATAAAATAGATGAATACAATATAGCTGAAAAACTTATAATAGAAATTTTAGAAGACGAAGAGCTGCATAATGAAGAACTTATGGGATATTTAATATTCTTACACAATTTAGATGTGCAATTTGCAATTGATGATTTCGGAAGCGGACATAGTAATCTTGCTTATCTTGTTACGAAACTACCTGTTTCTATACTTAAAATTGACGGCAGTTTAATTAGAAATATTGAAAACAATGCCAATAATTACAAACTTGTAAAAGCGTTGACAAATATGGCTAAAATTTTTAATTTGTCAGTTGTTGCGGAATACGTTGAAAATGAGAAAATTGCTGAAATGTTAAAAGAATTAGGTATTGAATATCTCCAAGGATACTTTTTTAGTAAACCTATCAATTTGAATGAATTATAA
- the nusA gene encoding transcription termination factor NusA, which yields MEKVLDLLSLVANEKGLDFDEVKEAFKRSIIKTAKKVLGDIDVEVDIENGELKIYQIFEVRNDDVALEEPEKYFYLDEAREFDPNAQIGDKLKVELDLGKLGRSGAMALQREFEREITRLLENEIYRKLISKLNTIVSGEVVKVDSEENTWVELEGVKGVLPMRNRIKGEKFEVGDVMKALLKYVHFDTNRGITIELSRTNPKFLEKLIESAVPEVRDGIIKIHTSARIPGVRSKVAVSSLNPKVEPIGTIIGKNGVRINSVSNELNGENIDVIEYSPKPEIFIARALSPAIVKNVQVDEDKALAVVEVDPDQKAKAIGKNGINITLAGMLTKYKIELKDAEEKSKDTSKLENLFKI from the coding sequence GTGGAAAAAGTATTGGATTTATTATCATTAGTGGCTAATGAAAAAGGGCTCGATTTTGATGAAGTAAAAGAAGCGTTTAAACGCTCAATCATAAAAACCGCAAAAAAGGTTTTAGGAGATATCGACGTAGAAGTTGATATTGAAAACGGAGAGCTTAAAATTTATCAGATTTTTGAAGTGAGAAACGACGATGTTGCACTCGAAGAGCCTGAGAAATATTTTTATCTTGACGAAGCGAGGGAGTTTGATCCTAATGCCCAAATCGGTGACAAATTAAAAGTAGAGCTTGATTTGGGTAAACTCGGAAGAAGCGGGGCAATGGCTCTTCAAAGAGAATTTGAGAGAGAAATCACCAGACTTCTTGAAAACGAAATTTACAGAAAGCTTATCTCAAAACTAAATACGATAGTAAGCGGTGAGGTTGTAAAAGTAGATTCTGAAGAAAACACTTGGGTAGAACTTGAAGGTGTTAAAGGTGTTCTTCCTATGAGAAACAGAATCAAAGGTGAAAAATTCGAAGTCGGTGATGTAATGAAAGCTCTTTTAAAATATGTTCATTTTGATACAAATAGAGGTATTACAATAGAGCTTAGCAGAACAAACCCTAAATTTTTAGAAAAACTTATAGAATCTGCGGTGCCGGAAGTTAGAGACGGGATTATAAAAATACATACGAGTGCAAGAATTCCGGGCGTAAGAAGCAAAGTTGCCGTAAGCTCTCTAAATCCGAAAGTAGAACCGATCGGAACAATAATAGGTAAAAACGGAGTAAGAATCAATTCTGTTTCAAACGAACTTAACGGAGAAAATATAGACGTAATCGAATATTCTCCAAAGCCTGAAATTTTTATAGCACGTGCGCTTTCTCCGGCAATCGTTAAAAACGTACAGGTTGATGAGGACAAAGCTTTGGCGGTTGTAGAGGTTGATCCGGATCAAAAAGCGAAAGCAATCGGTAAAAACGGTATAAACATTACACTTGCGGGTATGCTTACAAAATACAAAATCGAACTAAAAGACGCTGAAGAAAAATCAAAAGATACAAGTAAATTAGAAAACTTGTTTAAAATATAA
- a CDS encoding menaquinone biosynthesis family protein, with the protein MKDFTIAHSPDADDIFMYYAIKFGWVTNGNGLPNSKQKKKYNFKNIAEDIETLNQKTIKNIYDVSAISFGAYPFIKDEYALLRTAISFGYGYGPKLVKLKDKKLKPNFKVALSGEYTTNALIFKIAYPKARIVYKNFLEIEDAVLNGEVDAGLLIHESILTYDERLEVEKELWDVWCELAGEIPLPLGGMAIRRSIPLLDAIEIEEILTKAVDIANKHKSLLAKMLMERNLVRVNDKVLDKYLSLYANDKSITLDDEQINAINKLYEIGNKAGLLPTMKDIREYMIPKRYKELRMKS; encoded by the coding sequence ATGAAAGATTTCACTATTGCACACTCTCCCGACGCCGATGATATATTTATGTATTATGCTATCAAATTCGGTTGGGTTACAAATGGAAACGGTTTACCAAACTCAAAACAAAAAAAGAAATACAATTTTAAAAATATTGCAGAAGATATAGAAACACTAAACCAAAAAACAATTAAAAACATTTATGACGTAAGTGCCATCAGTTTCGGAGCGTATCCTTTTATTAAGGATGAATATGCCCTGCTTAGGACAGCAATTAGTTTCGGCTACGGTTACGGCCCGAAATTAGTGAAATTAAAAGACAAAAAACTTAAACCGAATTTCAAAGTGGCTTTAAGCGGAGAATATACTACAAATGCTCTTATTTTTAAAATAGCTTATCCTAAAGCAAGAATAGTTTATAAAAATTTTCTTGAAATAGAAGATGCCGTATTAAACGGTGAAGTTGACGCCGGGCTGTTAATTCATGAAAGTATTTTAACATATGACGAAAGACTTGAAGTCGAAAAAGAATTATGGGACGTGTGGTGTGAACTTGCAGGAGAAATCCCTTTGCCGCTTGGTGGAATGGCAATAAGACGCTCCATACCTTTATTGGATGCTATAGAAATAGAAGAAATATTAACTAAAGCCGTAGATATTGCTAATAAACACAAAAGTTTACTTGCAAAAATGCTTATGGAAAGAAATCTTGTAAGAGTTAACGATAAGGTTCTCGACAAATATCTTTCTCTTTATGCTAATGATAAATCAATCACCCTTGACGATGAGCAGATAAACGCAATAAATAAATTATATGAAATAGGTAATAAAGCGGGACTACTTCCTACTATGAAAGATATAAGGGAATATATGATTCCGAAAAGATATAAAGAATTGAGAATGAAAAGCTAA
- the recA gene encoding recombinase RecA, translated as MDANKQKALELAMKQIDKQFGKGSLVKLSDKDIEPIAAIPTGSFGLDLALGIGGIPKGRITEIYGPESSGKTTLALSIIAQAQKDGGVAAFIDAEHALDVIYAKHIGVDVDNLLVSQPDYGEQALEIVETLARSGAVDIIVIDSVAALTPKAEIEGNMGDAQVGVQARLMSQALRKLTAAIHKMNTTVVFINQIRMKIGMMGYGSPETTTGGNALKFYSSVRLDVRRIATLKQADKEVGNRVKVKVVKNKVAPPFRIAEFDIMFGKGISREGELLDYGVKLDIIDKSGAWFSYGATRLGQGKENAKEYLKSHPELAQEIEQKIKDALGVELSHMIEAIEKDEDELNLKGE; from the coding sequence ATGGATGCGAATAAGCAAAAAGCTCTCGAACTTGCAATGAAACAAATAGATAAGCAGTTCGGTAAAGGTTCTTTGGTAAAACTTAGCGATAAAGATATTGAACCTATAGCAGCTATTCCTACAGGTAGTTTCGGTTTGGATTTGGCTCTTGGTATAGGCGGTATTCCAAAAGGAAGAATTACTGAAATTTACGGACCTGAGAGTAGTGGTAAAACAACACTTGCACTTTCAATAATTGCTCAGGCTCAAAAAGATGGCGGTGTTGCTGCTTTTATCGATGCGGAGCATGCGCTTGACGTAATTTACGCAAAACATATCGGTGTCGATGTAGACAATCTGCTTGTGTCTCAGCCTGATTACGGTGAGCAGGCTCTGGAAATTGTAGAAACACTTGCAAGAAGCGGTGCGGTTGATATTATAGTAATTGACTCGGTAGCCGCTCTTACTCCTAAAGCAGAAATAGAAGGAAATATGGGAGACGCTCAGGTTGGTGTGCAGGCAAGACTTATGAGTCAGGCTTTAAGAAAGCTGACAGCCGCTATTCATAAAATGAACACTACTGTTGTATTCATCAACCAGATAAGAATGAAAATCGGAATGATGGGTTACGGTAGCCCTGAAACGACAACGGGTGGTAACGCACTTAAGTTTTATTCATCAGTAAGACTTGATGTTAGAAGAATAGCTACTCTTAAACAGGCTGATAAGGAAGTCGGAAACAGGGTTAAGGTTAAAGTTGTAAAAAATAAAGTCGCACCTCCTTTTAGAATTGCCGAATTTGACATTATGTTCGGAAAAGGTATTTCAAGAGAGGGTGAACTTCTTGATTACGGTGTAAAACTTGACATTATTGATAAAAGCGGAGCATGGTTCAGCTACGGTGCAACAAGACTCGGTCAAGGAAAAGAAAACGCAAAAGAATATTTAAAATCACATCCGGAACTTGCGCAGGAAATTGAGCAGAAAATCAAAGACGCTTTAGGCGTGGAACTTTCACATATGATAGAAGCAATAGAAAAAGACGAAGACGAATTAAATTTAAAAGGAGAGTAA
- a CDS encoding type II toxin-antitoxin system PemK/MazF family toxin, translating to MKHENFVEWLKRNELSLKCKPRTQRASYTEFFEGEFKGEKVPEFKRGEIYFAKLTNSAKTRPFLIYQNDYLNKACTEDIYHTVVVLPLSGQILGGDYRIFIKKRDLMSKDSEIVATAIGIISTGKIIFSKGLVTKLTENEMKKVDEAVMKVLGVNIAI from the coding sequence ATGAAACACGAAAATTTTGTAGAATGGCTTAAAAGAAATGAATTAAGTCTTAAATGCAAACCAAGAACACAAAGAGCAAGTTATACCGAATTTTTTGAAGGTGAGTTTAAAGGTGAAAAAGTCCCTGAATTTAAAAGGGGTGAAATTTATTTCGCCAAACTTACAAATAGTGCTAAAACCAGACCTTTTTTAATATACCAAAACGATTATTTAAATAAAGCTTGTACTGAAGATATATATCATACCGTAGTAGTGTTGCCTCTTTCGGGACAAATTTTAGGAGGTGATTATAGAATTTTTATTAAAAAAAGAGATTTAATGAGTAAAGACAGTGAAATAGTCGCTACTGCAATTGGTATAATATCAACAGGGAAAATAATTTTTTCAAAAGGGCTTGTTACCAAATTAACCGAAAACGAAATGAAAAAGGTTGATGAAGCCGTTATGAAAGTATTAGGAGTAAATATTGCAATCTGA
- a CDS encoding HP0268 family nuclease: MTLKLISTDNNIIEKTYEEFLKEIKPNSFFYFHKDTSYKDLKDLIDKLENDGYSVYFREVKFGLDEGAYMYELHII; the protein is encoded by the coding sequence ATGACGTTAAAACTTATCAGCACTGATAACAACATCATAGAAAAAACATACGAAGAGTTTTTAAAAGAGATTAAACCTAATTCATTTTTTTATTTTCATAAAGACACATCATACAAAGATCTTAAAGATCTAATAGACAAACTTGAAAACGACGGATACTCTGTATATTTCAGAGAAGTGAAATTCGGCCTTGATGAAGGCGCTTACATGTATGAACTTCACATAATTTAA
- a CDS encoding UDP-N-acetylmuramate dehydrogenase — protein MGYKTIDLSKLSSIKIGPKTSVKLINENNYDGEFLIGRATNTLISPNADNLGVLDDKYKFIEIKNGYLYVGAKTNNQVFYNFCKKNNIGGFEFLSKLPGTIGGSVKMNAGVKEYEISNRLLALKTLNGLKEKKEFEFNYRYSDINEPIFEAVFELKEGFDFELDLKLKKLRQNQPKDPSLGSVFKNPQNDYAGRLIEAVGMKGMIKGGMKVSEIHANFFVNIGEGTFDDMICLIKEAKKRVYENFGINLQEEIKIIY, from the coding sequence ATGGGATATAAAACAATAGACCTCTCAAAACTCTCAAGTATAAAAATCGGTCCCAAAACTTCAGTAAAACTGATAAATGAAAATAATTACGACGGTGAATTTTTAATAGGCCGCGCCACAAACACCCTCATCTCACCGAATGCAGACAATCTGGGTGTTTTGGACGACAAATATAAATTTATAGAAATAAAAAACGGTTATTTGTACGTAGGGGCTAAAACAAACAACCAAGTATTTTATAATTTCTGCAAAAAAAATAATATCGGTGGTTTCGAGTTTTTAAGCAAACTGCCCGGAACGATCGGCGGAAGTGTTAAAATGAATGCAGGTGTGAAAGAATACGAAATTTCAAACAGACTTTTAGCTCTTAAAACCCTAAACGGATTAAAAGAAAAAAAAGAGTTCGAATTTAATTACAGATATTCCGATATAAATGAACCGATTTTTGAAGCTGTTTTCGAACTTAAAGAAGGCTTTGATTTTGAACTTGATCTTAAACTGAAAAAACTTAGACAAAATCAGCCGAAAGATCCAAGTTTAGGGAGTGTGTTTAAAAACCCACAAAATGATTATGCAGGAAGACTTATAGAAGCAGTAGGTATGAAAGGCATGATTAAAGGTGGTATGAAAGTAAGTGAAATACATGCAAATTTTTTTGTGAATATCGGAGAAGGTACATTTGATGATATGATTTGTTTAATAAAAGAGGCAAAAAAAAGAGTTTATGAAAACTTTGGAATAAACTTACAAGAAGAAATAAAAATAATTTACTGA
- a CDS encoding DUF475 domain-containing protein has translation MRYFYVSFIIAAIGLILSFFIDGWSAVYLTSILAILEVSLSFDNAVVNAKILKDMDKIWEKRFLTWGMVIAVFGMRFIFPILIVAVAANLGVVETLNIAINHPEQYHEVLLKSENLIYAFGGAFLWLVFTDFLFEHKEIRWIKPVERYAEKLGRVNNISLIVATVIGIIVIYDSKSYEIGIAYLLGMLTYSLLNGINEAFAVEGAKNGLMGFLYLEILDASFSFDGVIGAFAITGNIFIIMIGLGIGAMFVRSLTIWMVEKGVLSEYKYLEHGAHYAIGVLAVIMLLKIFMHIGEVLTGTIGLGLLAIAFLHSKYENQ, from the coding sequence ATGCGTTATTTTTATGTTTCTTTTATAATTGCCGCAATAGGCTTGATTCTTTCTTTTTTTATCGATGGTTGGAGTGCGGTTTATTTAACTTCTATTTTAGCTATATTAGAAGTTTCCCTATCTTTTGATAATGCTGTAGTTAATGCCAAAATTTTAAAAGATATGGATAAAATTTGGGAGAAGAGATTTCTTACTTGGGGAATGGTGATAGCTGTTTTCGGTATGAGGTTTATATTTCCTATACTGATTGTTGCTGTTGCGGCAAATTTAGGAGTTGTAGAAACTTTAAATATCGCTATTAACCATCCTGAACAGTATCATGAGGTATTATTAAAAAGCGAAAATCTGATTTATGCATTTGGGGGAGCTTTTTTATGGCTTGTGTTTACCGACTTTTTATTTGAACATAAAGAGATCAGATGGATCAAACCTGTTGAAAGATATGCCGAAAAATTAGGACGTGTGAACAATATTTCGTTAATCGTAGCTACAGTTATAGGAATAATAGTTATTTATGATTCAAAATCGTATGAAATTGGAATCGCCTATCTTTTAGGAATGCTTACGTATTCTCTTCTTAACGGTATTAATGAAGCTTTTGCGGTTGAAGGTGCTAAAAACGGACTGATGGGCTTTTTATACCTTGAAATATTAGACGCAAGTTTCAGTTTTGACGGCGTAATAGGAGCGTTTGCAATTACAGGGAATATCTTTATTATTATGATAGGTCTCGGAATAGGTGCGATGTTTGTAAGAAGCCTTACAATCTGGATGGTTGAAAAAGGTGTGCTAAGCGAATATAAGTACCTTGAGCACGGAGCCCATTATGCAATAGGGGTACTTGCCGTTATTATGCTTTTGAAAATATTTATGCATATAGGGGAAGTTTTAACCGGTACGATAGGTTTGGGATTATTGGCGATAGCTTTTTTACATTCAAAATATGAAAATCAGTAA